A single Patagioenas fasciata isolate bPatFas1 chromosome 16, bPatFas1.hap1, whole genome shotgun sequence DNA region contains:
- the CCN5 gene encoding CCN family member 5, which yields MRLQLEKRLLFLSLLCILSKVCAQLCRRPCYCPWVPPHCPRGSPLVLDGCGCCKICARRLGEPCDYLHVCDQSQGLVCDYSTAPTGTGATCNFEDSEEGCEVNGRLYRDGEVFQPSCKLQCRCLDGGFTCVPLCQEDVRLPTPDCPFPRRVEIPGKCCPEWICEARDQHLLRDAGAAPGAVSPLLPYPCQEWGTEWSACSVTCGVGFSTRVSNQNRYCRLETQRRLCMARPCPALPAASPVRGRRSHL from the exons ATGAGGCTCCAGCTGGAGAAGCGGCTCCTCTTCCTCTCGCTCCTCTGCATCCTCTCCAAG GTGTGTGCCCAGCTGTGCCGGCGACCATGCTACTGCCCCTGGGTGCCACCCCACTGTCCCCGTGGGTCCCCCCTGGTCCTGGATGGCTGTGGCTGCTGTAAGATCTGTGCCCGGCGCCTGGGAGAGCCCTGCGACTACCTCCACGTCTGTGACCAGAGCCAGGGCCTCGTCTGCGACTACAGCACAGCACCCACAGGGACAGGAGCCACCTGCAACT TTGAAGACAGCGAGGAGGGCTGCGAGGTGAACGGCCGGCTCTATCGAGACGGGGAGGTTTTCCAGCCCAGCTGCAAACTCCAGTGCCGCTGCCTGGACGGGGGCTTCACCTGCGTCCCGCTCTGCCAGGAGGACGTCCGGCTGCCCACCCCGGACTGCCCCTTCCCACGGCGTGTGGAAATCCCGGGGAAGTGCTGTCCTGAGTGGATCTGTGAAGCGCGGGACCAGCACCTCCTCCGGGATGCTGGGGCAG CCCCTGGGGCAGTGTCCCCGTTGCTGCCGTACCCCTGCCAGGAGTGGGGCACAGAGTGGAGCGCCTGCTCAGTCACCTGTGGCGTGGGCTTCTCGACCCGCGTCTCCAACCAGAACCGCTACTGCAGGCTGGAGACTCAGCGGCGGCTCTGCATGGCCAGaccctgcccggctctgccggcAGCATCCCCAGTG aggggaagaagaagtcATCTGTAG
- the LOC136108296 gene encoding P2Y purinoceptor 1-like encodes MAREALTPWPGNGSGSLCPVDAAFAQRFLPAVYLVVIPLGLAGNGLGLWHLCSGPRRGIRHPLGLLVGNLGLADLLYVSTLPFLVSYYLRGRAWLFGQGWCRVTRGLFHLNLYASIGFLTCISVHRYLGIVHPLKARGRWQGATSSAWLSAMVWGWVIVQVAPDFAFSKMDDTGTQCHDTTGHENLGVYLPYTVTITVTGFIIPFLIIIGCYCHVVVVLCRNDTMDLSLRRRSIRLAILVMVLFSICFLPYHMFRNLNLLSRGWQLQGSCTQALKNIYISYQVTRGLASFNSALNPLLYVMTSEDCMSRMRTIRQSASQSLTSAFRRNNSCQADEKKANIILCEEEASDEL; translated from the coding sequence ATGGCCAGGGAGGCTCTCACCCCATGGCCTGGCAATGGCAGTGGGTCCCTGTGCCCCGTGGACGCTGCCTTCGCCCAGCGCTTCTTGCCCGCTGTCTACCTGGTGGTGATCCCGCTGGGGCTGGCGGGGAACGGGCTGGGGCTGTGGCACCTCTGCAGCGGGCCCCGGCGGGGCATCCGCCATCCGCTGGGGTTGCTGGTGGGCAACCTGGGGCTGGCCGACCTGCTGTACGTCAGCACACTGCCCTTCCTCGTCAGCTACTACCTGCGGGGCAGAGCCTGGCTCTTCGGGCAGGGCTGGTGCCGGGTCACCCGCGGGCTCTTCCACCTCAACCTCTACGCCAGCATCGGCTTCCTCACCTGCATCAGCGTGCACCGCTACCTGGGCATCGTGCACCCGCTGAAGGCACGGGGCAGGTGGCAGGGAGCAACCTCTTCGGCGTGGCTCAGCGCGATGGTCTGGGGGTGGGTCATCGTGCAGGTAGCTCCTGATTTCGCCTTCAGCAAGATGGatgacacagggacacagtgcCATGacacgacagggcacgagaacCTGGGTGTTTACTTGCCATACACCGTGACCATCACCGTGACTGGGTTCATCATCCCATTCCTCATCATCATTGGATGCTACTGCCATGTGGTGGTGGTGCTCTGCAGGAACGACACCATGGACCTCAGCCTCAGGAGAAGAAGCATCCGACTGGCGATTCTCGTGATGGTTCTCTTCTCCATCTGCTTCCTCCCCTACCACATGTTCAGAAACCTCAACTTGTTGTCTCGAGGCTGGCAGCTGCAAGGGTCCTGCACACAGGCTTTAAAGAACATCTACATTTCCTACCAGGTGACCCGGGGCCTGGCCAGCTTCAACAGCGCCCTCAACCCCCTGCTCTACGTGATGACCAGCGAAGACTGCATGTCACGTATGAGAACCATCCGCCAAAGTGCCAGCCAGTCCCTGACGTCCGCCTTCAGGAGGAACAACTCCTGCCAGGCAGATGAGAAGAAGGCGAACATCATTCTTTGTGAGGAGGAGGCTTCTGATGAGCTCTGA